In the Colletotrichum lupini chromosome 4, complete sequence genome, CGTCAGCGAGAAGGCCGGTCACCAGACCTCTGCCGAGTCTTGGGGAACTGGTTAGTCGACACCTATCCGGAGCGAGAGCGTCACGAGGGGAGGATCTTCGAATTTTCAGCTGGAGTGGTGGAACCGAAAATTCGACGGGGAAGGAAAGGCAATCGGGACCTCGAGACAGACATCTAGGAAGGGGGGTTCGATACAACCTGCCACGAGGTGGATGTCCGAGGTCCCGAAGTGAAAACTTTCTCGACGAATTGGAGGATCCCCGACCGACTGAGAAGAGAGAGGACTTCACCGAAGACGTCACTCTGAGAGGGGAATAATTGTGCTGACAGAAACACCACAGGTCGCGCTGTTGCCCGTATCCCCCGTGTCTCCGGTGGTGGTACTCACCGTGCCGGTCAGGCCGCCTTCGGTAACATGTGCCGTTCCGGTCGCATGTTCGCCCCTACCAAGACCTGGCGCAAGTGGCACGTCAAGGTCTCCCAGGGCCAGAGGTGAGATTTTTTCCGTCTCCAGATTCTTCACCATCCCCACTGCGGGGATCGTGAAGATCGACCCAAAAGCGCGTCGTTTCTAACAGGCATAAACTACAGACGTTACGCTACCGTTTCCGCCATCGCCGCCTCCGGCGTTGCCCCCCTCCTCCAGGCCCGCGGTCACCAGGTCTCCAACGTCCCTGAGGTCCCCCTGGTCGTCGACTCTGCTCTCTTCGAGAACGCCGCTGTCGCCCGCACCTCCGCCGCCGTCTCTCTCCTGAAGACCGTCGGTGCCTCCGACGACGTCGAGAAGGTCAAGAAGTCCAAGAAGCTCCGCGCCGGTAAGGGTAAGCTTCGtggccgccgccaccgccaGCGCCGCGGCCCCTTGGTCATCTACGACCCCGAGGTCGACGGCAAGGAGCTCGTCACCGCGTTCCGCAACGTCCCCGGTGTCGAGACCTCCCCCGTCACCGCCCTCAACCTCCTCCAGCTCGCCCCCGGTGGCCACCTCGGCCGCTTCGTCGTCTGGACCTCCGCCGCCTTCAAGTCCCTGGACACCATCTACGGCACCACCACCCAGCCCTCCGCCCTCAAGAAGGACTTCCTCCTTCCCTCCAACATCGTCTCCCAGAGCGACCTGACCCGTCTGATCAACAGCTCGGAAACCCAGTCCGCCCTCAACGAGCCCAAGGGTTACGCCGTCACCCGCCGCTCCGCGGTCCAGAAGAAGAACCCCCTCAAGAACAAGCAGGTCATGCTTCGCCTGAACCCCTACGCCTCGGTATTCGCCAAGGAGGCTGCCCAGAAGAAATAAACAATTTCTTACCTGGGACGGGTGTTCTGACGACGGTGGTGGAATGCAGGTTTCTGAAACGGACGGGGCTACATTTTAGCATGGTTTGTGCTTGAGGCGTAATGGCAACTAGGAAATGTTGACCTCAATTCATCAATGGACAAATGATTCCCTTGAATTCACACAACAAAAGTCTTGGTGCACTTTGGTCTGCCCCTGGACCGTGACGACTCTATTCCACGTGATTATGACCTTTTCTTGTTTTTGTATTTTCTCTCTATTACGTAGTGACTGTAAGGTAGCTACAAAAAGTTCTCTAAACTCTATGGTGCATATCATATGTGAGCTATTACCCACGTCCTCTTATATGCCACAAGGATAGTTTGGTTCATCAGATTCGTTACACGTTCGTACTTGCAAGATGTATCCAAGGGGTCCTCAACATCCCATCAAACTACCCAGGTTGCCAAACCCCTCAAGCCCCTCCTCATCTCCACCCTGAAACATGAAAAAGTCCCCAAGTAAATCCTCCACCTCCTCCACCTTCTTGATCCTCCAGAACCTCTGAATCGCATCCGCCAGCCTCTGCGCGCACAAGTCCACATTCTCCTCCGTCTCAGCCGCGAAACACAAACGGAAGTAAGCCCACCCCCTCTCCGCCCGGATCGCCGGCGTAGCACTAAAGATGAGCCCGGGGCTCACGAGCACGCGGTACGGCTTCTTGGTCGCAAAGAACATGAGCGCCGTCGAAAGCCTCTCCCCGTCGAGCAGCGGGATCCGCTCACCGCCCGTCGCCATCCACAGCGGGTGCGTCTCGAGCCGCAGCTTGAGCCAGATGAACATGCCGCCGCGCGGCCACGCGAACTCGT is a window encoding:
- a CDS encoding ribosomal protein L4/L1, encoding MASRPTVTIIGKDGKSSGNTHTLPAVFLSPIRPDIVQEVHKGLAKNKRQPYSVSEKAGHQTSAESWGTGRAVARIPRVSGGGTHRAGQAAFGNMCRSGRMFAPTKTWRKWHVKVSQGQRRYATVSAIAASGVAPLLQARGHQVSNVPEVPLVVDSALFENAAVARTSAAVSLLKTVGASDDVEKVKKSKKLRAGKGKLRGRRHRQRRGPLVIYDPEVDGKELVTAFRNVPGVETSPVTALNLLQLAPGGHLGRFVVWTSAAFKSLDTIYGTTTQPSALKKDFLLPSNIVSQSDLTRLINSSETQSALNEPKGYAVTRRSAVQKKNPLKNKQVMLRLNPYASVFAKEAAQKK